Proteins from a genomic interval of Vreelandella profundi:
- a CDS encoding Lrp/AsnC family transcriptional regulator, producing MMKLDRFDLKILDILSRDGRITKSKLAEAINLSISPCWERVKRLEKAGIIEGYSARINSEVQGPRNPVWVQIELKQHNAESFARFEALVMETPDVTECVAVGGGVDYLVKFEARTIDSYQRLMDKWLVSEAGIERYFTYIVTKTVKHAPIGIDTDGVI from the coding sequence ATGATGAAACTTGACCGTTTTGATCTAAAAATTCTCGATATTCTCTCCCGCGACGGGCGAATCACAAAGTCGAAGCTGGCCGAGGCGATTAATCTCTCGATCAGCCCCTGCTGGGAACGCGTAAAGCGCCTTGAGAAGGCTGGCATTATTGAAGGCTACAGCGCACGTATCAATAGCGAGGTGCAGGGGCCTCGCAACCCGGTATGGGTGCAGATCGAATTGAAACAGCATAACGCTGAGAGCTTTGCCCGCTTTGAAGCGCTGGTAATGGAGACGCCCGACGTCACGGAATGCGTGGCGGTCGGGGGCGGTGTGGATTACTTAGTGAAGTTTGAAGCCCGAACCATCGATAGCTACCAGCGGCTGATGGATAAGTGGCTAGTCTCCGAAGCCGGTATCGAACGCTACTTTACGTACATTGTGACCAAAACCGTTAAGCACGCCCCTATTGGAATTGATACTGACGGTGTCATTTAA
- the doeB gene encoding N(2)-acetyl-L-2,4-diaminobutanoate deacetylase DoeB — MTMRPSPIAATVDFDADGVQHGFLKLPISTDESAWGAVMIPITVVKNGEGPTALLTGGNHGDEYEGITSLLKLSSSLQAQDVTGRVIIVPCMNTPAVMAGKRTSPMDKGNLNRSFPGDPNGSVTPQIADYFTRVLVPMADVVLDLHSGGRTLDILPFGASHVLDNKAQQQSALEGAKAFGALYAMVMFELDAEKLFDTACERQGKVFVATELGGGGTSTPLSIAIAERGVRNFLIHYGLVEGEVEMPAEGQIYLDMPDASCYVQSQHSGVLELLAALGDDVKKGQTIAYVYDMTRSGTEPVAYKAERDGILMARRAPSLINMGDTLAVIADVVERLEA, encoded by the coding sequence ATGACGATGCGACCCAGCCCTATTGCCGCCACCGTTGATTTTGATGCCGATGGCGTGCAGCACGGTTTTTTAAAGCTGCCGATCTCTACCGATGAGTCGGCCTGGGGTGCGGTGATGATCCCCATCACTGTGGTGAAAAATGGCGAAGGTCCGACGGCGCTGCTGACCGGCGGCAACCACGGCGATGAGTACGAAGGCATTACCTCGCTGCTGAAGCTCTCTTCATCGTTACAGGCGCAAGACGTAACGGGGCGCGTGATTATCGTTCCGTGTATGAACACGCCCGCGGTGATGGCGGGTAAGCGCACATCCCCGATGGATAAGGGTAATCTTAACCGCAGCTTTCCCGGCGACCCTAACGGCAGCGTGACGCCGCAAATTGCTGACTACTTCACGCGCGTGCTTGTACCGATGGCCGACGTCGTGCTTGACCTGCATTCCGGCGGCCGCACACTGGATATTCTGCCGTTTGGCGCCTCTCACGTGCTGGATAATAAGGCGCAGCAGCAGTCCGCTTTGGAAGGCGCAAAAGCCTTTGGCGCCCTCTACGCCATGGTGATGTTTGAGCTGGATGCGGAAAAACTTTTCGACACCGCCTGCGAGCGACAAGGCAAAGTGTTTGTGGCCACGGAGCTAGGCGGCGGCGGTACCTCTACGCCCCTAAGCATTGCGATTGCCGAGCGCGGCGTGCGTAATTTCTTAATCCACTATGGTTTGGTAGAGGGCGAGGTTGAGATGCCGGCAGAAGGGCAGATCTATCTGGATATGCCTGATGCTAGCTGCTACGTACAGAGCCAGCACTCCGGCGTGTTAGAGCTGTTGGCCGCATTAGGGGATGACGTTAAGAAAGGTCAAACGATTGCTTACGTATACGATATGACTCGCAGCGGCACTGAGCCGGTTGCTTACAAAGCGGAGCGTGACGGTATCTTGATGGCACGCCGTGCGCCTTCGTTAATCAATATGGGGGACACCCTGGCGGTGATTGCCGATGTTGTTGAACGCCTGGAGGCGTAA
- the doeA gene encoding ectoine hydrolase DoeA (DoeA (degradation of ectoine A) is also called EutD (ectoine utilization D).), which yields MTQVSLPFTREEYASRLWKVRAEMASRGIDVLIVSDPSNMAWLTGYDGWSFYVHQCVLVGLEGEPVWFGRRMDANGALRTCWIDPDNITYYPDYYVQNPDMHPMEYLAQSIMPDRGWHLGVVGMEMDNYYFSAKAYLSLLKELPHARFMDANALVNWCRAIKSPQEVAYMRIAAKIVEGMHSRILEVIEPGLPKSKLVSEIYRVGIEGFVDENGKVFGGDYPAIVPMLPTGKDAAAPHLTWDDTPFRKGEGTFFEIAGVFKRYHAPMSRTVFLGTPPTDFIRAESALLEGIEKGLAVAKPGNRTADIAMALGAAMDKYGFDRGGARCGYPIGISYPPDWGERTMSLRPSDDTILQPGMTFHFMPGLWVEDWGLEITESILITDDGCETLANFPRQLFVK from the coding sequence ATGACTCAGGTTTCCCTGCCTTTCACGCGCGAAGAGTACGCTAGTCGCCTGTGGAAAGTGCGCGCCGAAATGGCAAGTCGTGGTATTGACGTATTAATCGTCAGTGACCCTTCCAATATGGCTTGGCTGACCGGCTACGACGGCTGGTCGTTTTATGTGCATCAGTGTGTACTGGTGGGCCTTGAGGGCGAGCCTGTATGGTTCGGGCGTCGCATGGATGCCAACGGCGCCCTGCGGACCTGCTGGATCGATCCTGACAATATTACCTATTACCCGGATTACTATGTACAAAATCCGGATATGCATCCTATGGAGTATTTGGCGCAGTCGATCATGCCTGATCGTGGATGGCACCTGGGCGTGGTAGGTATGGAGATGGATAACTACTACTTCTCCGCCAAAGCCTACTTAAGCCTGCTCAAGGAGCTGCCCCACGCGCGTTTTATGGATGCCAACGCACTGGTGAACTGGTGCCGAGCGATAAAGTCGCCCCAGGAAGTGGCTTACATGCGCATTGCCGCCAAGATTGTGGAAGGCATGCACTCACGTATTTTAGAAGTCATCGAGCCCGGCCTGCCTAAGAGCAAGCTGGTGTCAGAGATTTATCGCGTCGGCATTGAAGGCTTTGTGGATGAAAACGGCAAAGTATTTGGCGGTGATTATCCCGCCATTGTTCCCATGCTGCCCACCGGCAAAGACGCCGCGGCTCCTCATTTAACCTGGGATGACACGCCGTTTCGTAAAGGCGAAGGCACCTTCTTCGAGATTGCTGGGGTGTTTAAACGCTACCACGCGCCTATGTCACGGACGGTATTTCTGGGCACGCCGCCCACCGATTTTATCCGCGCTGAATCGGCTTTGCTGGAAGGCATTGAGAAAGGCCTTGCCGTCGCCAAGCCGGGTAACCGCACCGCGGATATCGCCATGGCGCTGGGGGCTGCGATGGACAAATATGGCTTTGACCGCGGCGGCGCCCGCTGTGGTTATCCCATCGGCATCTCGTATCCGCCTGATTGGGGCGAGCGCACCATGAGCCTGCGCCCTTCAGATGACACTATCCTGCAGCCCGGCATGACGTTTCACTTTATGCCAGGGCTTTGGGTAGAAGACTGGGGTCTAGAAATTACCGAGAGTATTTTAATTACCGACGATGGTTGTGAAACGCTGGCCAATTTTCCGCGCCAGCTATTTGTGAAGTAG
- a CDS encoding 2-hydroxyacid dehydrogenase has product MKIVVHIDEAAQWQAALSEALPHATVLTSAAPENERKNADYLAIWKAPAHLLQEQTRLKGIINLGAGVDHLLKTPGLPSNVPIVKLRDAGMGDLIADYALYGVLHFYRSMDRYAVQQQSATWQPQGVVEKSQWPVGVLGLGAIGSFVASALQQAGFPVLGWSRSPKKISGVHCFHDDDGLTELLGQVQTLITILPDTAATQNILNAERLALLPKGASIINPGRGSLIDEQALLKALGHADQPGHIRGALLDVFHEEPLPANNPLWQHPKVIVTPHMAGPTPLNDAIDQVISYLNAFEAGDHLATVNPDAGY; this is encoded by the coding sequence ATGAAAATTGTCGTACACATTGATGAGGCAGCGCAGTGGCAGGCAGCCCTTTCTGAAGCTTTACCCCACGCCACTGTGCTAACCAGCGCGGCACCAGAAAATGAACGCAAAAACGCTGACTATCTGGCCATTTGGAAAGCGCCCGCTCATTTACTGCAAGAGCAGACCCGACTCAAAGGCATCATTAATTTAGGCGCGGGAGTGGATCACCTGCTCAAAACGCCCGGGCTTCCCAGCAACGTACCGATTGTAAAACTTCGTGATGCCGGCATGGGCGATCTGATCGCGGACTATGCGCTGTATGGCGTGCTGCATTTCTATCGCAGCATGGACCGCTACGCAGTGCAGCAGCAAAGCGCCACGTGGCAACCTCAAGGTGTCGTAGAAAAATCCCAGTGGCCGGTGGGAGTATTAGGCCTCGGCGCGATTGGCAGCTTCGTGGCCAGCGCGCTGCAGCAGGCCGGATTCCCGGTATTAGGCTGGAGTCGCTCGCCCAAAAAAATCAGCGGCGTGCACTGTTTTCACGACGATGACGGGCTAACTGAACTGCTGGGTCAGGTGCAAACTCTGATCACTATTTTGCCTGACACCGCCGCCACGCAAAACATTCTCAACGCCGAACGACTGGCCCTGCTGCCCAAAGGGGCCAGCATTATTAACCCCGGCCGCGGCAGCTTGATTGATGAACAGGCGCTGCTCAAAGCGCTGGGGCACGCTGACCAGCCGGGCCATATTCGGGGTGCGCTCCTGGACGTTTTCCACGAAGAGCCGCTGCCCGCCAACAATCCGCTCTGGCAGCATCCTAAGGTTATCGTCACGCCCCATATGGCCGGCCCTACGCCGCTCAACGATGCCATCGACCAAGTGATCTCCTATTTAAATGCCTTTGAAGCGGGCGATCACCTTGCAACGGTTAATCCTGACGCGGGCTACTGA
- a CDS encoding lysine exporter LysO family protein, producing MLSGLLIVLLPLVLGYLVPVRSARVQNQINRAVSGSVYLILLFMGISLAGLENLTSQLSRLGGNALLLFSITTLFNLSALWWLSQRLRLHTANSPVVKNAPASKLAAMQGSLLLVAVVAGGVIAGLLAGPYVGETLFNTTDLLAEWVLYLLLVLIGCQLRNSGMPLKQILLNKMGLAIAVTLALSSLLAGLVAAPLLSLSWNEGLAMASGFGWYSLSAILIGDQLGPLMGGVAFFNDLTRELLAFILIPLVIHRHTALAIGYGGATSMDFTLPVIQQHGGVACVPIAVVSGFILSLLSPPLILFFLSLSS from the coding sequence ATGCTTTCGGGTTTACTGATTGTTTTACTCCCGCTGGTGCTGGGCTACCTGGTGCCGGTGCGTTCTGCCCGCGTACAGAATCAGATAAACCGGGCCGTTAGCGGCTCGGTTTATCTGATTCTGCTGTTTATGGGCATTAGCCTGGCGGGCCTTGAAAACCTCACCAGCCAGCTTTCTCGCTTAGGTGGCAACGCGCTGCTGCTGTTTAGCATTACCACGCTATTTAACCTATCGGCGCTTTGGTGGCTATCGCAGCGCCTGCGTCTGCATACCGCTAATTCACCGGTGGTAAAAAATGCCCCCGCCAGCAAGCTGGCGGCTATGCAGGGCTCGCTATTGCTGGTCGCGGTGGTGGCAGGCGGCGTTATTGCTGGTCTATTAGCAGGCCCCTACGTTGGCGAAACGCTGTTCAACACCACCGATCTACTCGCCGAATGGGTGCTCTATTTACTGCTGGTATTGATTGGCTGCCAACTGCGCAATTCCGGCATGCCGCTAAAACAAATACTGCTTAACAAGATGGGGCTTGCGATTGCCGTCACGCTGGCACTCAGCTCATTGCTAGCCGGTTTAGTTGCCGCCCCGCTGCTGTCGCTGAGCTGGAATGAAGGCCTTGCCATGGCATCAGGTTTTGGCTGGTATTCGCTTTCCGCCATTCTTATCGGCGACCAGCTAGGCCCGCTGATGGGCGGCGTAGCGTTTTTCAACGACCTCACTCGCGAGCTTCTCGCCTTTATCTTGATTCCACTGGTGATTCATCGCCACACCGCACTTGCTATCGGCTACGGCGGCGCCACCTCGATGGATTTCACGCTGCCCGTGATCCAGCAGCACGGCGGCGTCGCCTGCGTGCCTATTGCCGTGGTCAGTGGCTTTATCCTCTCGCTGCTTTCACCACCGCTTATTCTGTTTTTTCTTTCGCTGTCGAGTTAG
- a CDS encoding transcriptional regulator NanR: MQPAPKITRRKLSDEVFDRLYEMIEAGQYTAGDTLPSERELMDSYGVGRPAIREAMQTLERIGLVEINHGQRPKVLQPTAMGLISQIDLTARHMLASSSQSLEQLKEARTFFELGMVEKAARQASAADITHLRELLEKQRGHLNQNAQAFIEADMAFHTAIAGITQNPIFMATSQAMLGWLARFHASFLHWEGNEDITLREHARILDCIEQRDGDAAVEEMRKHLERARLLYCLNS; the protein is encoded by the coding sequence GTGCAACCAGCTCCTAAAATTACTCGGCGCAAGCTGTCAGATGAGGTGTTTGATCGACTGTATGAAATGATTGAAGCGGGGCAGTATACCGCTGGCGATACGCTGCCTTCCGAGCGAGAACTAATGGATAGTTATGGCGTGGGGAGGCCGGCAATTCGTGAGGCGATGCAGACGCTGGAGCGAATAGGGCTAGTTGAAATTAATCACGGCCAACGGCCAAAAGTGCTGCAGCCTACCGCCATGGGATTGATTTCACAGATCGATTTGACCGCCCGTCACATGCTCGCTAGCTCGTCACAGTCGCTTGAACAACTGAAAGAGGCGCGTACATTTTTTGAGCTTGGCATGGTGGAGAAAGCCGCACGTCAAGCATCTGCCGCCGACATTACACATTTACGTGAGCTGCTGGAGAAGCAACGCGGCCATTTAAATCAAAACGCGCAGGCCTTTATCGAGGCTGATATGGCCTTTCATACCGCTATTGCAGGCATTACCCAAAACCCGATTTTCATGGCTACCAGTCAGGCCATGTTGGGCTGGCTAGCGCGTTTCCACGCAAGTTTTTTACACTGGGAGGGTAATGAAGATATTACCCTGCGAGAGCATGCCAGAATTCTTGACTGTATCGAGCAGAGAGACGGGGATGCGGCCGTTGAGGAAATGCGTAAGCATCTGGAGCGCGCACGTCTGCTCTACTGCTTGAACAGCTAA
- a CDS encoding phosphogluconate dehydrogenase C-terminal domain-containing protein has protein sequence MTNIALIGAGGKMGYRLSSNLKQSDYTVSHVELSDAGRQRLSEGLGISCIDANQAVPDAQVVILAVPDTLVGRVAEELSPLMASGTMVITLDAAAPFAGHLPNRDDLVYFVTHPCHPPIFNDETDLDAKRDYFGGAKAKQHIVNALMQGPEELYPLGEAIAKTIYAPVVRSHRVTVEQMALLEPGLSETVCATLLVVMREAMDEVVARGVDQQCARDFLLGHMNILAAVIFDEQPGVFSDACNKAIENGKPQLMRDDWKRVFEPEEIAESIRRIT, from the coding sequence ATGACCAACATTGCCCTTATCGGCGCAGGCGGAAAAATGGGTTACCGCCTGTCGAGCAACTTAAAACAGTCAGATTACACCGTCAGCCATGTGGAATTGAGTGACGCTGGTCGCCAGCGCCTATCAGAAGGACTGGGGATCAGTTGCATCGATGCCAACCAAGCTGTGCCCGATGCTCAGGTAGTGATACTAGCAGTTCCAGACACCCTAGTGGGTCGCGTTGCTGAAGAGCTATCGCCACTGATGGCCAGCGGCACCATGGTCATTACACTAGATGCCGCCGCCCCTTTTGCTGGCCACCTGCCTAACCGTGACGATTTGGTCTATTTCGTGACGCACCCTTGCCACCCACCGATCTTCAATGATGAAACAGACCTAGATGCCAAGCGCGACTACTTTGGCGGAGCCAAGGCTAAGCAGCACATTGTCAATGCGCTAATGCAGGGACCTGAAGAGCTCTACCCACTGGGCGAAGCGATCGCTAAAACTATCTACGCACCGGTTGTTCGCTCACATCGTGTCACGGTCGAACAGATGGCACTGCTTGAGCCTGGCCTTTCGGAAACGGTATGCGCCACGTTGCTGGTGGTCATGCGGGAAGCAATGGACGAAGTCGTCGCCCGCGGCGTTGATCAGCAGTGCGCACGTGACTTTTTGCTGGGCCACATGAATATTCTCGCTGCCGTTATTTTCGATGAGCAGCCCGGCGTTTTCTCTGATGCCTGCAACAAGGCCATTGAAAATGGTAAACCGCAATTGATGCGCGATGATTGGAAACGCGTATTTGAACCTGAAGAAATTGCCGAAAGCATTCGCCGTATCACCTAA
- a CDS encoding TRAP transporter substrate-binding protein: protein MTTFRLHKISTAITAALALAASASAYAVQEMNLAFTPPLNSHYGEAGQAFADEIDRLSDGEFKINLRPASALGGERDVLEGLQIGSVELTLTSTGPIGNFVPSVYALDFPFLFRDYDHAHKVLDGEIGQSLLEEFEDEGLIGLAWAENGFRHLTNSVRPVEKPEDMEGMKIRTMENQVHLETFKALGAAPTPISWTEVITALQQGTIDGQENPIPILTVNSMWEIQDYLTLTGHVYSPTALVMSKIYWDDLNEEQQGWFRQAAQVAAQTSRDAVQRIEAEGVELLRSNGMEVVTEIDYEQFREAVEPAYERYAEQYGSELLERIRATE, encoded by the coding sequence ATGACGACCTTTCGCCTCCACAAAATATCCACGGCCATCACCGCGGCCCTTGCTCTAGCCGCTAGCGCGTCGGCGTATGCGGTACAAGAGATGAACCTTGCGTTCACTCCGCCGCTCAACTCACATTATGGCGAAGCCGGTCAAGCGTTTGCTGATGAGATCGACCGGCTTAGCGATGGAGAGTTTAAAATCAACCTGCGTCCCGCCAGCGCCCTGGGCGGTGAACGAGACGTTCTGGAAGGGCTGCAAATCGGCTCTGTCGAGCTGACACTGACCTCAACGGGCCCTATCGGCAATTTCGTACCTTCTGTTTACGCTCTCGATTTTCCGTTTCTGTTTCGCGATTACGATCACGCCCACAAAGTACTTGATGGCGAGATTGGCCAGTCGTTGTTGGAGGAGTTTGAAGACGAAGGCTTGATTGGTCTGGCGTGGGCCGAAAACGGCTTTCGGCACCTGACCAATAGCGTGCGACCGGTTGAAAAACCTGAAGATATGGAAGGCATGAAGATCCGCACTATGGAAAATCAGGTGCATCTTGAAACCTTCAAGGCGCTAGGCGCTGCACCAACGCCTATCTCCTGGACAGAAGTCATCACCGCTCTTCAGCAGGGCACCATCGACGGCCAGGAAAACCCGATTCCCATTCTAACGGTTAACAGCATGTGGGAGATTCAGGACTACCTGACGCTCACAGGTCATGTTTACTCCCCCACAGCATTGGTGATGTCGAAAATATATTGGGACGACCTCAATGAAGAGCAGCAGGGCTGGTTTCGTCAAGCCGCACAGGTAGCTGCCCAAACCTCTCGGGATGCCGTCCAGCGCATTGAAGCGGAAGGTGTGGAGCTACTGCGTAGTAATGGCATGGAAGTCGTCACCGAGATTGATTACGAGCAGTTCCGAGAAGCTGTTGAGCCTGCCTACGAGCGCTATGCCGAGCAGTATGGTAGTGAGCTTCTGGAGCGTATTCGCGCAACTGAATGA
- a CDS encoding TRAP transporter small permease, protein MLSFLNTLTQGLIKLAHNLAALLLALAVALVAYQVFTRFILGDPAAWSEILARGFIIWSVFLVSAAAFWYGAMISIDLFLDRLPPRLRIFGQRLVCTAVLTLLTILVWQGYLITLRVSGQQIAMLAIPMSWFYAAIPTGCAVAIVAVVARQLCAEYQHHHQHRAQPIRTDAGETL, encoded by the coding sequence ATGTTGTCGTTTCTGAACACCCTAACTCAGGGCCTCATTAAGCTCGCCCATAATCTTGCCGCGCTCCTTCTCGCACTGGCAGTCGCACTAGTTGCGTACCAGGTGTTTACTCGCTTTATTCTCGGCGACCCGGCCGCCTGGTCAGAAATCCTGGCACGCGGTTTCATCATCTGGAGCGTTTTTCTGGTCAGCGCAGCTGCATTTTGGTACGGCGCCATGATCTCTATTGATCTTTTCCTGGATCGCCTCCCGCCGCGCTTACGTATTTTTGGCCAGCGTCTGGTATGTACTGCGGTACTAACACTGCTGACGATTCTGGTCTGGCAAGGCTATCTGATTACGCTGCGTGTTTCTGGTCAGCAAATAGCCATGCTTGCAATTCCCATGTCATGGTTTTATGCCGCGATACCCACTGGCTGTGCCGTCGCCATCGTCGCAGTGGTCGCACGCCAGCTCTGCGCCGAATATCAGCATCATCACCAACACCGCGCACAGCCTATCCGCACTGATGCAGGAGAAACGCTATGA
- a CDS encoding TRAP transporter large permease: MNLAIGSALIALFALSIPIAVAIALTAVIGLYFFSGVPLLVVPQRMFVGLDSFPLMAVPFFILAGHIMSNGGIATRMVEFARSLVGGIQGGLACTCVVTCMMFAAISGSSVATTFAIGAILIPAMVARGYPAPMAASIQASSAELGIIIPPSVPLILYGVSTETSITQLFLAGFGPGLLIGLALILMVIIWCRIKGYGTQDGDLRSPAWPAFKRAFLALLMPVIIIGGIYGGIFTPTEASAIAVLYGLFLGMVVYRTIKPGDLPRIFRESALSAGSIMLIIAAASILSFVIGRSGIASDIGAWAQSTFDNRYTFLLAINMLLLLVGMFIETSAAILILAPILAPIAIGFGIDPVHFGIVIVVNLALGMFTPPLGVNLFAAAQVAKLPVEQLFRFLLPPVFTMITCLMLITYVPMISLFLRDLLF, encoded by the coding sequence ATGAATCTGGCGATCGGCTCAGCGTTGATCGCGCTGTTTGCCCTGTCGATACCTATTGCGGTTGCCATCGCCTTAACCGCAGTAATTGGTCTTTACTTCTTCAGCGGCGTGCCGCTTCTGGTCGTTCCCCAGCGTATGTTCGTGGGTCTGGATAGCTTTCCACTAATGGCGGTACCGTTCTTCATTTTAGCTGGCCACATTATGAGCAATGGCGGTATTGCCACCCGCATGGTTGAGTTTGCCCGCTCACTAGTGGGCGGAATTCAGGGTGGCTTAGCCTGTACCTGCGTGGTGACCTGCATGATGTTTGCAGCCATCTCAGGCTCCAGCGTGGCAACTACTTTTGCGATTGGTGCCATTTTGATTCCTGCGATGGTAGCGAGGGGCTATCCGGCGCCTATGGCCGCCTCTATACAGGCATCATCGGCTGAGCTGGGCATTATCATCCCTCCGTCCGTGCCATTGATTCTCTACGGTGTCAGCACAGAAACCTCTATTACTCAGTTATTTCTTGCTGGTTTCGGGCCAGGCCTGTTAATCGGTCTCGCGCTGATACTGATGGTCATCATTTGGTGTCGCATCAAAGGCTACGGCACTCAGGATGGCGATTTACGCTCGCCCGCCTGGCCCGCCTTCAAGAGAGCCTTTCTTGCTCTATTGATGCCGGTGATTATTATCGGCGGCATCTACGGTGGCATCTTTACTCCGACAGAGGCCTCGGCGATTGCCGTTTTGTACGGGCTATTTCTAGGAATGGTGGTGTACCGAACCATAAAGCCTGGCGACCTGCCGCGTATTTTTCGCGAGAGTGCTCTTTCTGCAGGATCGATCATGCTAATTATCGCCGCGGCCTCCATTCTCAGCTTTGTGATTGGACGTTCAGGAATAGCCAGTGATATTGGTGCCTGGGCACAGAGCACATTTGATAATCGCTACACCTTCCTTTTGGCGATCAACATGTTGCTATTACTGGTTGGCATGTTTATCGAGACTTCTGCGGCTATTTTAATTCTTGCTCCCATCTTGGCTCCGATCGCTATTGGTTTCGGCATCGACCCCGTGCACTTTGGGATCGTGATCGTGGTGAATTTGGCCTTGGGTATGTTCACTCCGCCATTGGGAGTCAATTTATTTGCAGCAGCCCAGGTCGCTAAACTGCCCGTTGAGCAACTGTTTCGCTTTTTGCTTCCTCCGGTATTTACCATGATCACCTGCCTGATGCTGATTACCTACGTACCGATGATTTCGCTCTTTTTACGCGACCTTCTGTTTTGA
- a CDS encoding ribulose-bisphosphate carboxylase large subunit family protein → MSTRIYAHYMIETPYNVEHAANVMAGEQSSGTFTRLANETDALREAHGAIVESIEMLDAVDTPSLPMRNDLAPQGHTLFQRARVKLSWPLKNMGPSLPNLVSTVAGNLFELKEFSALKLLDIELPDSFANAYSGPQFGITGTRQLSGISSGPMIGTIIKPSVGLSAAETADMVEQLVMGGIDFIKDDELQANGPHNPLRARVDAVMPIINAHAERTGKKVMYAFNISGDIDEMRAQHDYVVAAGGTCVMVAVNSVGLAGVAYLRRHCEVALHGHRAGWGMFSRSPHVGMAFTAYHKLWRLAGIDHIHVNGLRNKFSEEDDSVITSARACQTPMFESPTAGYQIMPVFSSGQSAAQVGDTYQALGNSDLIYCCGGGIMAHPGGIAGGVASLRQAWQAAIADIPMAAYAREHRELAQAIETFGL, encoded by the coding sequence ATGAGCACACGCATTTACGCCCACTACATGATTGAAACGCCTTACAACGTTGAACATGCCGCAAACGTGATGGCAGGAGAGCAGTCGTCAGGAACTTTCACCCGCCTTGCCAACGAAACCGATGCCTTACGTGAAGCTCATGGTGCAATCGTCGAGAGTATCGAGATGTTGGACGCGGTCGATACCCCCTCGCTACCCATGCGCAACGATCTAGCCCCTCAAGGTCATACCCTTTTTCAACGCGCTCGGGTAAAGCTCTCATGGCCGCTGAAAAATATGGGGCCTTCACTGCCGAACCTGGTTTCGACCGTGGCTGGCAACCTATTTGAGCTGAAAGAATTTTCTGCGTTGAAGTTACTCGATATCGAGTTGCCCGATTCCTTCGCGAATGCCTACTCCGGCCCCCAGTTCGGAATAACCGGTACACGGCAACTCTCCGGCATTTCCAGCGGCCCTATGATCGGGACTATTATTAAACCCAGCGTGGGCCTCTCCGCCGCTGAAACTGCCGATATGGTGGAGCAACTGGTGATGGGAGGCATTGATTTCATCAAGGACGATGAGCTACAGGCCAACGGGCCCCATAACCCGCTGCGGGCACGTGTCGATGCCGTCATGCCAATCATCAACGCCCATGCAGAACGTACCGGCAAAAAGGTTATGTACGCCTTCAATATCAGTGGCGATATCGACGAAATGCGCGCCCAGCACGACTATGTGGTGGCTGCAGGTGGCACCTGTGTCATGGTGGCAGTTAACAGCGTAGGTTTAGCAGGTGTGGCATACCTCCGCCGTCATTGCGAAGTGGCCCTGCATGGCCATCGTGCAGGCTGGGGCATGTTCAGCCGATCTCCACATGTAGGAATGGCGTTCACGGCCTACCATAAATTATGGCGGTTAGCGGGGATCGATCATATCCATGTGAATGGCTTGCGCAATAAGTTTAGTGAAGAGGACGATAGTGTCATTACGAGTGCTCGCGCCTGCCAAACGCCCATGTTCGAGAGCCCGACAGCTGGCTATCAGATCATGCCGGTGTTCTCTTCAGGACAAAGCGCTGCCCAAGTCGGGGATACTTATCAAGCGCTCGGAAATAGCGACCTTATTTACTGCTGCGGTGGCGGCATTATGGCGCATCCTGGTGGAATTGCAGGCGGAGTAGCCAGCCTGCGCCAAGCATGGCAAGCAGCCATTGCGGACATTCCCATGGCGGCCTATGCCCGTGAACATCGCGAACTTGCCCAAGCCATTGAGACTTTTGGCTTATGA